A region from the Buchnera aphidicola (Pemphigus populi) genome encodes:
- a CDS encoding 5'-3' exonuclease H3TH domain-containing protein, which yields MVDGTFYLYRAYYTFPSLTNRWGEPSGAIYGVISMLRKLLIQYKENPIIVVFDSPHKNFRHILFKNYKKNRPNMPTSLKNQIPMLYKIITSIGIPIITVPLVEADDIIGTLSYCAEKENFSVLIMSNDKDMMQLVTQNIRIINSTYNIKIGPDEVKKKYGIPPILIIDLLALMGDTSDNIPGVPGIGEKTALILLRNFGCLEKIYEKIENIMILPIRGKKNIIINMKKNKEIAFLSKKLSTIRLDVPININFKDLKISKLKKQELLYFFHYYNFKKWNQQVKNDSWLPIQ from the coding sequence ATTGTAGATGGTACATTTTATTTATATCGTGCTTACTATACTTTTCCATCTTTAACCAATAGATGGGGAGAACCGTCTGGAGCAATATACGGTGTAATTAGTATGTTGCGTAAATTATTAATACAATATAAAGAAAATCCAATTATAGTAGTATTTGATTCACCTCATAAAAATTTTCGTCACATTCTATTTAAAAACTATAAAAAAAATAGACCAAATATGCCCACAAGTTTAAAAAATCAAATTCCAATGTTATATAAAATAATAACATCAATTGGAATACCTATAATCACTGTACCATTAGTAGAAGCAGATGATATCATCGGCACTTTATCTTATTGTGCTGAAAAAGAAAATTTCTCTGTATTAATTATGAGTAATGATAAAGATATGATGCAATTAGTAACTCAAAATATTAGAATTATTAATTCTACATATAATATTAAAATAGGACCTGATGAAGTAAAAAAAAAATATGGCATACCACCAATACTAATAATTGATTTATTAGCATTAATGGGAGATACTTCTGATAATATACCAGGGGTACCAGGAATAGGAGAAAAAACAGCTTTAATACTCTTAAGAAATTTTGGTTGTCTTGAAAAGATATATGAAAAAATAGAAAATATAATGATATTACCAATTCGTGGAAAAAAAAATATCATTATAAATATGAAAAAAAATAAAGAAATTGCTTTTCTTTCAAAAAAATTATCAACAATTCGATTAGATGTACCAATTAATATTAATTTCAAAGATTTAAAAATATCAAAATTAAAAAAACAAGAGCTATTATATTTTTTCCATTACTATAACTTTAAAAAATGGAATCAACAGGTAAAAAATGATTCATGGTTACCAATACAGTAA
- a CDS encoding DNA polymerase produces the protein MVTNTVITKYTENIKNIEYNIILKKEQFEKMLKIIEKYNNFSFIIKTNLPDIHTNNITGFSFSVIINQVFYIPIIDKNILSLKIKDKNNILKKIKNLFENHNQLKIGHNIKNNYHLLKKYNIKLSGNTFDTMIASYVLNNTHKNHIKIEELENLWIQNNKKKNTNREKNIGQESEINLKIYIVMLLYLNKEEKIKKIIENIEIPLVKIIANIEENGILINIKQLKEQSKKITTQLVKLKHDAYQLTGTSFNILSSQQLKKNLLIIKNRKNSVTSNIKKNDMLLNIVKNYRSLYKLKSTYIDPLPKRINKITGRIHTCYYQTNTLTGRLSSKNPNVQNIPSKTKEGKEIRKAFISEKNYFIVSADYSQIELRILAYVSKDKELIKAFSNDSDIYKITASEIFNIPIINVTDEQRQHAKVINFSLIYGMGPFGLSNKLNINILTAKEYIKTYFKRYRGIKKYIKHTYQFALKKGYVLTLYGRKIHIPHITSKNFLIRQSAERTAVNAAIQGTSSDIIKLAMVKIYNFFKTQHHLNAKIIMQVHDELVFEIKKEKINSICKEIRNIMESNTILDTPIPVRIKIGHNWQDTIKTI, from the coding sequence ATGGTTACCAATACAGTAATAACAAAATATACCGAAAATATAAAAAATATTGAATACAATATAATTTTAAAAAAAGAACAATTTGAAAAAATGTTAAAAATAATAGAAAAATATAACAACTTTTCTTTTATAATTAAAACAAACTTACCAGATATACATACTAATAATATTACTGGATTTTCTTTTTCCGTTATTATTAATCAAGTATTTTACATACCCATAATTGATAAAAACATATTATCTTTAAAAATTAAGGATAAAAATAATATTTTAAAAAAAATAAAAAATTTATTTGAAAATCACAATCAACTAAAAATAGGTCATAATATAAAAAACAATTATCATCTATTAAAAAAATATAATATTAAATTATCTGGTAATACATTTGATACCATGATTGCATCATATGTATTAAATAATACACATAAAAACCATATAAAAATAGAAGAGTTAGAAAATCTATGGATTCAGAATAATAAAAAAAAAAATACTAATCGAGAAAAAAATATAGGTCAAGAATCTGAAATAAATTTAAAAATATACATAGTAATGCTTCTTTATTTAAATAAAGAAGAAAAAATTAAAAAAATAATAGAAAATATAGAAATTCCATTAGTAAAAATAATAGCTAATATTGAAGAAAATGGAATTTTAATAAATATTAAACAATTAAAAGAACAATCAAAAAAAATTACTACTCAATTAGTTAAATTAAAACATGATGCTTATCAATTAACAGGTACATCATTTAATATACTTTCTTCGCAACAATTAAAGAAAAATCTACTCATAATTAAAAATAGAAAAAATAGTGTTACATCTAATATCAAAAAAAACGATATGCTACTTAATATTGTTAAAAATTACCGTAGTTTATATAAATTAAAATCAACATACATTGATCCACTACCAAAAAGAATTAATAAAATAACAGGTAGAATACATACATGTTATTATCAAACAAATACTTTAACAGGTCGCTTATCATCTAAAAATCCTAATGTACAAAATATTCCATCTAAAACTAAAGAAGGTAAAGAAATCCGAAAAGCATTTATATCTGAAAAAAATTATTTCATCGTTTCTGCTGATTACTCTCAAATTGAACTAAGAATTCTTGCATATGTATCAAAAGATAAAGAATTGATTAAAGCATTTTCTAACGATTCAGATATATATAAAATAACAGCATCTGAAATATTCAATATTCCCATAATAAATGTCACTGATGAACAAAGGCAGCATGCAAAAGTAATCAATTTTAGTTTAATTTATGGAATGGGACCCTTTGGTTTGTCAAATAAACTTAATATCAATATATTAACAGCAAAAGAATATATAAAAACATATTTTAAACGTTATAGAGGTATTAAAAAATATATAAAACATACTTATCAATTTGCACTAAAAAAAGGATACGTACTGACATTGTATGGAAGAAAGATACATATTCCACATATTACTTCAAAAAACTTTTTAATACGTCAATCCGCAGAAAGAACAGCAGTAAATGCTGCTATTCAAGGAACGTCTTCTGATATAATCAAGTTGGCAATGGTTAAAATATATAATTTTTTTAAAACACAACATCATTTAAATGCAAAAATAATTATGCAAGTTCATGACGAATTAGTATTCGAAATAAAAAAAGAAAAAATAAATAGTATCTGTAAAGAAATACGTAATATTATGGAATCTAATACCATATTAGATACCCCAATACCTGTAAGAATTAAAATAGGTCATAATTGGCAAGATACCATAAAAACTATCTAA
- the yihA gene encoding ribosome biogenesis GTP-binding protein YihA/YsxC, translated as MKNNYENTYFLSSMAHIKKQNNSDVSEVLFVGYSNSGKSSAINVLTNKKKLARISKTPGRTNLINFFSVTKKCYLVDMPGYGYSKTSKVLKLQWEKIIIKYLKMNKSLKGLVLFMDIRHPMKPFDKNMIIISKKFNIPILVLLTKSDKIIFESQRQKLKMVSEKLSLFLLTSLNVCLFSSFKKIGVDVLRKQLDDWYS; from the coding sequence TTGAAAAATAATTATGAAAATACGTACTTTTTAAGTAGTATGGCACATATAAAAAAACAAAATAATTCTGATGTATCCGAGGTTTTATTCGTTGGCTATTCCAATTCTGGTAAATCTAGCGCTATTAATGTGCTAACAAATAAAAAAAAATTAGCCAGAATTAGTAAAACTCCAGGTAGAACAAATTTAATTAATTTTTTTTCTGTGACGAAAAAATGTTATTTAGTGGATATGCCTGGATATGGTTATTCAAAAACATCTAAAGTATTAAAACTACAATGGGAAAAAATTATTATTAAATATTTAAAAATGAATAAATCCTTAAAAGGATTGGTATTATTTATGGATATTAGACATCCTATGAAGCCATTTGATAAAAATATGATTATCATTTCTAAGAAATTTAATATTCCAATATTAGTGTTGTTAACAAAATCAGACAAAATTATATTTGAAAGTCAAAGACAAAAATTAAAAATGGTTTCTGAAAAATTATCTCTATTTTTATTAACATCTTTGAATGTATGTTTATTTTCTTCTTTTAAAAAAATAGGGGTTGATGTATTGCGTAAACAATTAGACGATTGGTATAGCTAA
- the typA gene encoding translational GTPase TypA has product MNKNLRNIAIIAHVDHGKTTLVDKLLQQSGTFQDHEETTDRIMDSNDLEKERGITILSKNTAIQWNHYRINIVDTPGHADFGGEVERVMSMVDSVLLVVDALDGPMPQTRFVTQKAFNHGIKPIVVINKIDRKNSRPNWVVDQVFDLFVNLNATDEQLDFPIIYTSALLGIAGTDYINMKKDMSPLYKAIVKYVSPPYVNPNGTLQMQISQLDYNNYLGIIGIGRIQQGSICPNQQVTIINNNGITRSGKIGKVLNYFGLKRIETPIAYAGDIIALTGLNELNISDTICDPKKLQPLPNLNIDKPTVKMFFCVNTSPFSGKEGKYLTSRQIFKRLKKEEIHNVALLIEETTDANVFCVSGRGELHLSILIENMRREGFELSVSRPKVIFREKKNEIQEPFEDVTLDIEEKHQGAIMTVMGHKKGEIKNMIPDNKGRVRLDYILTSRSLIGFRAEFINITSGTGLFYSSFSHYGNMQFNNTGNRRNGVLISNNTGMAVGFALYNLQERGKLFLGHGTQVYEGQIIGIHNRSNDLTVNCLTGKKLTNMRASGTDEAIVLIPPIKITLDNALSFINDDELVEVTPKSIRLRKRYLTENERKRVSRSNRN; this is encoded by the coding sequence ATGAACAAAAATTTAAGGAATATAGCTATAATAGCTCATGTCGATCACGGTAAAACAACATTAGTAGATAAATTACTACAACAATCAGGCACCTTTCAAGATCATGAAGAAACCACTGATAGAATCATGGACTCCAATGATCTAGAAAAAGAAAGAGGAATTACTATTTTATCTAAAAATACAGCCATTCAGTGGAATCACTATCGTATCAATATTGTAGACACACCTGGTCATGCTGATTTCGGTGGTGAAGTAGAACGAGTAATGTCTATGGTTGATTCTGTATTATTGGTAGTAGATGCTCTTGATGGTCCTATGCCACAAACTAGATTTGTAACACAAAAAGCTTTTAATCATGGTATAAAACCAATTGTAGTAATTAATAAAATTGACAGAAAAAATTCTAGACCAAATTGGGTAGTAGATCAAGTATTTGATCTATTTGTAAACTTAAATGCAACAGATGAACAATTAGATTTCCCTATTATATATACTTCCGCATTACTTGGTATAGCAGGAACAGATTATATTAATATGAAAAAAGACATGAGTCCTCTCTATAAAGCTATAGTAAAATATGTTTCTCCACCATATGTTAATCCTAACGGTACTTTGCAAATGCAAATATCTCAGTTAGATTATAATAACTATCTTGGTATTATTGGTATAGGGAGAATTCAACAAGGTTCAATCTGTCCCAATCAACAAGTCACTATTATTAATAATAATGGCATAACACGTTCAGGTAAAATAGGAAAAGTATTGAATTATTTTGGATTAAAACGAATAGAAACGCCTATTGCCTACGCTGGAGATATTATTGCTTTAACTGGACTTAATGAATTAAATATCTCTGATACTATTTGTGATCCTAAAAAATTACAACCACTACCAAATTTAAATATAGATAAACCTACAGTAAAAATGTTTTTTTGTGTAAATACATCACCTTTTTCTGGGAAAGAAGGTAAATATTTAACTTCTAGACAAATTTTTAAAAGATTAAAAAAAGAAGAAATCCATAATGTAGCTCTACTTATTGAAGAAACTACTGATGCAAATGTATTTTGTGTATCTGGAAGAGGAGAATTACATTTATCTATATTAATTGAAAATATGAGAAGAGAAGGTTTTGAATTATCTGTATCTCGTCCTAAAGTAATTTTTCGTGAAAAAAAGAATGAGATCCAAGAACCTTTCGAAGATGTAACATTAGACATAGAAGAAAAACATCAAGGAGCAATCATGACAGTTATGGGTCATAAAAAAGGAGAAATAAAAAATATGATACCAGATAATAAAGGAAGAGTTCGGTTAGACTATATATTGACTAGCAGATCTTTAATTGGATTTCGAGCAGAATTCATTAATATAACTTCTGGAACTGGATTATTTTATTCATCCTTTAGTCATTACGGAAATATGCAATTCAATAATACGGGAAATAGAAGAAACGGCGTATTAATTTCTAACAATACAGGTATGGCTGTAGGATTTGCTCTTTACAACTTACAAGAAAGAGGTAAGTTATTTTTAGGTCACGGAACCCAGGTATACGAAGGACAAATTATTGGCATACATAATCGTTCTAATGATCTGACTGTCAATTGTCTAACAGGGAAAAAATTAACTAATATGCGTGCTTCAGGGACAGATGAAGCCATAGTATTAATTCCACCTATAAAAATTACACTTGATAACGCTTTAAGTTTCATTAATGATGATGAATTGGTAGAAGTCACGCCAAAATCAATTAGATTGAGAAAAAGATATTTAACAGAAAATGAAAGAAAACGAGTATCTAGATCTAATAGAAATTAA
- the gmk gene encoding guanylate kinase has protein sequence MNKGIIFIISAPSGTGKSSLIREILKTIYFYKIEVSISYTTRMRRPGEIHGKHYFFVSKKEFKHMIDTRKFLEYAKVFNHYYGTSQKKINNILLRGIDVFLNIDWQGAKKIRKKIPESISIFIFPPSSDELFRRIKERGQDSNIVILKRMKEAETEMSHYSEYDYLIINDNFNTAVSDLKSIIHAEHLCVKRQNYRNIHIIRKLLNYE, from the coding sequence ATGAATAAAGGCATAATTTTTATTATTTCTGCCCCGAGTGGTACAGGTAAATCCAGTTTAATTCGAGAAATTTTAAAAACTATTTATTTTTATAAAATAGAAGTTTCGATATCGTATACTACTCGTATGAGAAGACCAGGGGAAATACATGGTAAGCATTATTTTTTTGTATCAAAAAAAGAATTTAAACATATGATTGATACAAGAAAATTTTTAGAATATGCTAAAGTTTTTAATCATTATTACGGTACTTCACAAAAAAAAATTAATAATATTTTATTAAGAGGTATAGATGTTTTTTTAAATATTGATTGGCAAGGTGCTAAAAAAATTCGTAAAAAAATTCCAGAATCTATAAGTATTTTTATATTTCCTCCATCTAGTGACGAGTTATTTCGTAGAATTAAAGAACGTGGACAAGATAGTAATATCGTTATATTAAAGCGAATGAAAGAAGCGGAAACAGAAATGAGTCATTATTCAGAATATGACTATTTAATCATTAATGATAATTTTAATACAGCAGTATCTGATTTAAAATCGATTATTCATGCCGAACATCTTTGTGTTAAACGACAAAATTATAGAAATATACATATCATTAGAAAATTATTGAATTATGAATGA
- the ygfZ gene encoding tRNA-modifying protein YgfZ, which yields MENINFEKLVYPSKKLALSLIELDDWSLIRVSGTDSRTYLQSQLTINVDLLQSNKHIICAHCNINGKVWSILRLFFFNNDYAYIERKDVVNIQIRALKKYSIFSRVFIHEENNFLLFGVAGSGYKAREMLSRLFINLPDKNNTLVTDKNITLLWIGVPEERFLLIIPKDHKIINNIKKSNIIVAKSNQWLSLDIESGFPIINKKMMNKFVPLFLNLEKVDGIDFKKGCYCGQEVIAKIKFRSINKYSLYWLVSVTHSQNLPEIGSLLELKKFKQWYVVGYVLVSVIMYDGSIWMQAVLHSGLIKKSEFRVCGEKNNFFYAKTDFL from the coding sequence ATGGAAAATATAAATTTTGAAAAATTGGTTTACCCTTCTAAGAAACTAGCCTTAAGTTTGATTGAATTAGATGATTGGTCTTTAATTAGAGTAAGTGGTACCGATAGTAGGACGTATTTACAAAGCCAGCTTACAATTAATGTTGATTTATTACAATCAAATAAACATATTATTTGTGCCCATTGTAATATCAATGGGAAAGTATGGAGTATATTACGTTTGTTTTTTTTTAATAACGATTACGCTTATATTGAAAGAAAAGATGTTGTGAACATCCAAATTAGAGCATTAAAAAAATATTCTATTTTTTCACGGGTTTTTATTCATGAAGAAAATAATTTTTTATTATTTGGGGTAGCTGGATCTGGATACAAAGCTAGAGAAATGTTGTCTAGGTTATTCATTAATCTTCCAGATAAGAATAATACTCTAGTAACTGATAAAAATATAACTTTATTATGGATTGGCGTTCCAGAAGAACGTTTTTTATTAATTATTCCTAAAGATCATAAAATAATAAATAATATAAAAAAAAGCAATATTATTGTTGCTAAAAGTAATCAGTGGTTATCTTTGGATATTGAATCTGGTTTTCCGATCATTAATAAAAAAATGATGAATAAATTTGTTCCTTTGTTTTTAAATTTAGAAAAAGTAGATGGAATAGATTTTAAAAAAGGTTGTTATTGTGGTCAAGAAGTGATTGCTAAAATAAAATTTAGATCTATAAATAAGTATTCGTTATATTGGTTAGTAAGTGTTACACATAGTCAGAATCTTCCTGAGATTGGTTCATTATTAGAATTAAAAAAATTTAAACAGTGGTATGTAGTAGGATATGTACTAGTATCTGTCATCATGTATGATGGTTCTATTTGGATGCAAGCAGTACTACACAGTGGTTTAATAAAAAAAAGTGAATTTCGCGTATGTGGTGAAAAAAATAATTTTTTTTATGCAAAAACTGATTTTTTATAA
- the prfB gene encoding peptide chain release factor 2, with protein MFEINLIKNKIKNLDQRIKILETVFEYNKIKERVIEINSELENPEIWNNSQLIKKINKEYHQLKKIINSIKEIKKNIEDIIYLSNLSVSESNKNFLYEIKKEIEKIENKINKLEFYRMFSKKNDYLDCYLDLQSGSGGIEAQDWAKMLLRMYLKWSNEKGFKTNIIEESEGDIAGIKSATVKITGEYAFGWLRTESGIHRLVRKSPFNANNRRHTSFCSAFIYPDLDDKIYINVNTTDLRIDVYRASGAGGQHVNRTESAVRITHLPSGIITQCQNDRSQHKNKEQAMKQMRAKLYQLEIQKKKIEKKELNSNKLDISWGKQIRSYVLDDSRIKDIRTGMETRDVQSVLNGKIDQFITTNLKLGF; from the coding sequence ATGTTTGAAATTAATTTAATAAAAAATAAGATAAAAAATCTAGATCAACGAATAAAAATATTAGAAACTGTTTTTGAATATAATAAAATAAAAGAACGTGTGATTGAAATAAATTCTGAACTAGAAAATCCTGAAATATGGAACAATTCACAACTAATAAAAAAAATTAATAAAGAATATCATCAATTAAAAAAAATAATAAATTCTATTAAAGAAATAAAAAAAAATATTGAAGATATTATTTATCTTTCAAATCTTTCTGTATCAGAATCTAACAAAAATTTTTTATATGAAATAAAAAAAGAAATAGAAAAAATAGAAAACAAAATAAATAAACTAGAATTTTATCGTATGTTTTCTAAAAAAAACGATTATTTAGATTGTTATCTTGATTTGCAATCTGGATCTGGAGGAATAGAAGCTCAAGATTGGGCAAAAATGTTACTGCGTATGTATTTAAAATGGAGTAATGAAAAAGGATTTAAAACAAATATCATAGAAGAATCAGAAGGAGATATAGCTGGAATTAAATCAGCTACAGTAAAAATTACTGGGGAATACGCTTTTGGATGGTTGCGTACAGAAAGTGGAATTCATCGTTTAGTCCGTAAAAGTCCTTTTAATGCGAATAATCGAAGACATACTTCATTTTGTTCTGCCTTTATATATCCTGATTTAGACGATAAAATATACATTAATGTTAATACTACAGATTTACGTATTGATGTTTATCGAGCATCAGGTGCAGGCGGTCAACACGTTAACAGAACGGAATCTGCTGTAAGAATTACTCATTTACCTTCTGGTATTATTACTCAATGTCAAAATGATCGATCTCAACATAAAAATAAAGAACAAGCTATGAAACAAATGAGAGCAAAATTATACCAATTAGAAATCCAAAAAAAGAAAATAGAAAAAAAAGAACTAAATAGCAATAAATTGGATATAAGTTGGGGAAAACAAATACGCTCTTATGTATTAGATGATTCTAGAATAAAAGACATACGTACCGGAATGGAAACCCGTGATGTACAATCTGTACTAAATGGAAAAATAGACCAATTTATTACAACTAATTTAAAATTAGGATTTTAG
- the lysS gene encoding lysine--tRNA ligase: MFKRNIKNNKTQKSLNQEEKIRKKKLIDIRQEGFNFPNNFRPTTTIIQIHELYFHKTNQYLKKEKIEISIAGRMTQKRIMGKSSFFTLQDADGKMQIYVTNKIFPINFYSEHFKKWNLGDIIGVTGNIFKTKTGELTIYSNTLQLLTKALRPLPNKFHGLSDPEIKYRKRYLDLISNTESLKTFKKRSIILNNIRTFMLEKNFLEVETPMMHNIPGGATARPFITYHNALNINLYLRVAPELYLKKLIIGGFNRIFEINRNFRNEGLSTRHNPEFTMMEVYITYANYEDMMQFTENLLKTVSKKINNTTKIYYGKYIFDFSKKFKRLTMKQAILLFNKNITPFDLDNIEILKNITLELKIKINKNWTIGHYITQIFEKTVEKKLIEPTFITNYPIEVSPLAKRNNLNNNIADRFELFIAGHEIGNGFSELNDVEDQKKRFAEQILNKESQYDTQYSYDEDYITALEYGLPPTAGLGIGLDRLIMLFTNQHSIKDVILFPTLRPI, translated from the coding sequence ATGTTTAAAAGAAATATCAAAAACAATAAAACTCAAAAATCATTGAATCAAGAAGAAAAAATAAGAAAAAAAAAATTAATTGATATTCGTCAAGAAGGATTTAATTTTCCTAACAATTTCAGACCCACTACCACTATAATTCAAATTCATGAGCTATATTTTCATAAAACTAATCAATATCTAAAAAAAGAAAAAATTGAAATTAGTATTGCTGGAAGAATGACGCAAAAAAGAATTATGGGTAAAAGTTCTTTTTTTACATTACAAGATGCAGATGGGAAAATGCAAATTTATGTAACAAATAAAATTTTTCCTATAAACTTTTATTCTGAACATTTTAAAAAATGGAATTTAGGAGATATTATAGGGGTTACTGGTAATATATTTAAAACCAAAACTGGAGAATTAACAATTTATTCTAATACTCTACAATTATTAACTAAAGCTCTCCGTCCCCTTCCAAATAAGTTTCATGGATTATCTGATCCAGAAATTAAATATAGAAAACGTTATTTAGATTTAATAAGCAATACTGAATCACTAAAAACATTTAAAAAACGTTCTATTATTTTAAATAATATTCGTACTTTTATGTTAGAAAAAAATTTTTTAGAAGTGGAAACACCAATGATGCATAATATTCCAGGAGGAGCTACTGCACGTCCATTTATCACATATCATAATGCTCTTAATATAAATTTATACTTACGAGTAGCACCAGAATTATACTTGAAAAAATTAATTATTGGAGGTTTTAATCGTATATTTGAAATTAATCGAAATTTTAGAAATGAAGGATTATCAACACGACATAATCCTGAATTTACTATGATGGAAGTATACATAACCTATGCAAATTATGAAGATATGATGCAGTTTACAGAAAATTTATTAAAAACAGTATCCAAAAAAATAAACAATACTACAAAAATATATTATGGAAAATATATTTTTGACTTTTCTAAAAAATTTAAAAGATTAACTATGAAACAAGCAATTCTCTTATTTAACAAAAATATAACACCTTTCGATTTAGATAATATAGAAATATTAAAGAATATTACATTAGAACTGAAAATCAAAATTAATAAAAATTGGACAATAGGCCATTATATTACGCAAATATTTGAAAAAACTGTAGAAAAGAAATTAATAGAACCTACATTTATTACAAATTATCCAATAGAAGTATCTCCTCTTGCAAAGAGAAACAACCTAAATAATAATATTGCTGATCGATTTGAATTATTTATTGCTGGACATGAAATAGGCAATGGATTTTCTGAATTAAATGATGTCGAAGATCAAAAAAAAAGATTCGCTGAACAGATTTTAAATAAAGAATCTCAATATGATACTCAATATTCATATGATGAAGATTATATTACAGCTCTTGAATATGGATTACCTCCAACAGCTGGATTAGGAATTGGATTAGATCGTTTGATTATGCTATTCACAAATCAACACAGTATTAAAGATGTGATCTTATTCCCTACACTTCGTCCTATATAA
- the lysA gene encoding diaminopimelate decarboxylase translates to MLLKNKKKIINIKNIISLTKKNHTPIWIYDEKKIKNKIQELKKFDVIRYAQKACSNIHILKIMRQSNVKIDAVSIGEIERAIIAGFTPKNNEIIFTADLFDKETLLKVIDLNITINAGSIDMLEQIGKISPGHHVWLRINPKFGHGHNKKTNTGGENSKHGIWDTSAALSIIKKHNLKLIGLHMHIGSGSDYEHLKQVCDAMVNEVLNLNYDIISISAGGGLPIPYHPNDEKINTQNYFTLWDKARKKIANYLKHPIQLEIEPGRFLIAESGILLTEVRAVKKMGNNHFVLVDAGFNDLMRPTMYGSYHHISAFSKHGYLIETEKKINTIVGGPLCESGDIFTQTEIGNIKTRKLPIVNIGDYLIFHDTGAYGASMSSNYNSRPLISEILFKNNKFYTIRKRQTISDMLKSETECYIP, encoded by the coding sequence ATGCTATTAAAAAATAAAAAAAAAATTATAAACATAAAAAATATTATATCATTAACAAAAAAAAACCATACTCCTATATGGATTTATGATGAAAAAAAAATAAAAAATAAAATACAAGAATTAAAAAAATTTGATGTCATTAGATACGCGCAAAAAGCATGCTCTAATATTCATATTTTAAAAATTATGCGCCAATCTAATGTAAAAATAGACGCTGTCTCAATAGGAGAAATAGAACGAGCCATAATTGCAGGATTTACACCAAAAAATAACGAAATAATTTTCACTGCAGACCTCTTTGACAAAGAAACTTTGTTGAAAGTAATAGATTTAAATATTACTATTAATGCTGGTTCAATAGATATGTTAGAACAAATTGGAAAAATATCTCCTGGACATCATGTTTGGTTAAGGATTAATCCTAAATTTGGACATGGTCATAATAAAAAAACCAATACAGGTGGTGAAAATAGTAAACACGGGATATGGGATACTTCTGCAGCTTTATCTATCATAAAAAAGCACAATCTAAAACTAATTGGTCTCCATATGCATATTGGATCAGGTTCTGATTATGAACATTTAAAACAAGTTTGCGATGCAATGGTCAACGAAGTTTTAAACTTAAATTATGATATTATATCTATATCGGCAGGAGGAGGATTACCTATTCCATATCATCCTAATGATGAAAAAATTAACACTCAAAATTATTTTACATTATGGGACAAGGCAAGAAAAAAAATTGCCAACTATTTAAAACATCCAATTCAACTAGAAATTGAACCCGGTCGTTTTTTAATTGCTGAATCAGGAATTTTATTAACTGAAGTCAGAGCTGTAAAAAAAATGGGGAATAATCATTTTGTACTTGTTGATGCTGGTTTTAACGATCTTATGAGACCAACTATGTACGGTAGTTACCACCATATATCAGCTTTTTCTAAACATGGTTATCTAATAGAGACAGAAAAAAAAATCAATACTATAGTAGGAGGACCATTATGCGAATCAGGTGATATTTTTACACAAACAGAAATAGGAAACATAAAAACCAGAAAATTACCTATCGTAAACATAGGAGATTATCTCATATTCCACGATACAGGAGCTTATGGCGCTTCCATGTCTTCTAATTATAATAGTCGACCTCTAATTTCTGAAATACTTTTTAAAAATAATAAATTTTATACAATAAGGAAACGTCAAACTATATCAGATATGCTTAAATCAGAAACTGAATGCTACATTCCGTAA